The DNA region TTTGTATAGAGATTgtgcatatgtacatattGTTGTTTTTGCATGTACGTGTACTTGTGGATATCTATCCATGTGGACGAGTATATCATTTGAGAACGAGATGATGAAAATTTGCTTGTCTTTCGTGTCCCTTTGAAATCAAAGCGGAAACTGACGCCTAAACAGGAAGGGCCGTCCCACCAGCACAGGCGCCccagctgtatgtacaccggaaCAAAACAGGCCTTCCACTTTACattcgtttccgtttctcggtACTTCTTACTTAGTCTTTCGGCCCAGATAGTCTCGCAGATTCACTGCACGGAGGGCCTCACAGAAAAGAACCTCCAACGCCGCGGGGGCCGTACGAGACCTGTGCTACTCCCTGGACCTCTCacagctgtacgtacacccgagagaggcggcgatcGTGCCGCACATCTGGTCTGCAGTCGCTTCGCCCAGtcgcggagagaagcagactgagaagagcgaggaaacgggcgTGGCACACTGGGTTTGGATTTGACATTTCTGACAGCCGCCCGTGGCCTTCAGCACTTGCGAAaacgcctcttcgtctcgcctaGAGAGATCGGTTAACGCACTCAGTGACTCTCGCCACAGTCACGCGGTCTCAGACAGTCGAACCTGTGAAGGTGAGGTCAGCTGCCTTGTGCACAACTTCCACTTTCGGGACGTTTTTCGGCTGTAAAGAATTCAACCCTCGAAAAATGGTGTAACTCGCGAGGTGGGAAGACggaggctgcatgcgctaAAGAGCGACTGGTGAATCAAGTGGGCACCGCCTCAGCGAACGAAAAACAGAACGCGGCTTTTGCCCCGGGGAAGCGTCGCGGGGTCTATTCTCGTGGTGTCGGCAAGGGCGCATCATTCCTTCGTTCCCCTCAATCTACTTTGCAAGACGACGCGCGCACCGCGAACCTTTATCTTTCGTctttcgtgcatgcacacatatacgGCTTCGAACGAGGGAAATGCGTCAGAAATCCGGCTCTCGTGGCGATTCTCGCTGGCTCACATCcgggtgtctagacaccgctcgcctcgacttcctctGTGGGTCAGTTTCCCTTTGTTTCGTGCGCTTCGTCGACTTGGTCGTGCACCAGAGAAACACGCGTTATCCCTGCCTGCGTTTCCGCGAAAACACACTACCCGCGGTGAGGCAGGATTGTCTGTGCAGCTCGAATCACGGCGAgtgcgccgcgcgcgctccaGGCTCTCTGAAACAGTCAAGACTGGTCAAGCTTTTCAAAAAAAAAGTTTACCAAATAACAGACACATTCGCGGTTCTCCGCCGTTATGCGCCGGGTCCCGAAAACCCTCGTGTGCTGTCTCGCTGGCGATGtatcttttttctccctttcagGCTGCGTTTACGTCGCCAGAACGTGACCCAAACGCGTCACACGTGCGTGGGCATtgcacgcgttttccttcctcagAGCTCCGCCAGTTACCACGAGCGGctccctctccgcgtttcgcgAGACTtgcagaagagcgaaaggaaaaaatACACGCTCACACCGGCGGCTAGGCACTCCCGAGTCGCCTTCCCAGACTCCCGCCGGAGCCGACGAGCCGAGTATCAACTTCGATGCACAGATGGTCACAACTAATCCTTGTACGGTTTGTCCTACTGCACTCCTCAGCACCCACCTGTCACGCACTTCTTTGTACGGCATGTGCAGGCTCACAGGCTTTTTTTTAACACAAGAAACACCGCACATATTTAGAACCATGCTCGCCACACGTTACCGcaaatacatataaataCGAATAAATGCGAGGCAGACAAACACCGAGTGCGACCAATTTCGGCATTCGACGCGGCGAGACTGGCCCTTTTTCTCAATACACCCTCACGGGGAGGAGCTCCACATGGCCCCAACAAttcatgtatacatatatatatatatatatatatatgtctgtaaCACTTcatgtatacgcatatatttagatatatatatatatatatatcccgGATTTGGATAGATTCGTAAATGCATGTCTGTAGCCAAGTTGGGCAGAAAGGTTAGGCTTCTGCGTGTGAACTGTCGGGTGTAGCGTTTCTCATCGAGAACCCCACACGTGTGCGGGGTGCTAGAAGAGCCTCAGGGGCTGAtgatctgcatgcgtcgcgtAGAAATGAATCTGCGCCCATTCGCGCCCGtaggcgaggccgaggagaggcggacCTGGGAAATCCAGAACAGAGCACCTTCCATCGCACACGGGAGTTTTCGCGCTCGTTTTTCTTGGGAAAAAgtctctctggtgtctcAAAAAAGCGCAGCGTTCGCGGTACACAGTTgcagcgcgtctctcccagaAAGACACTTTCTCACAAGAGAAACTCGAAACAGCCgaacgagacgaagacacagCACAGAAAAGGCACGTGAGAGAAGCGGACAGGGGTTgagccgaggagagagaaaagaggggaggtagagcaacagagagaacatacggggaaaggcgaagtGGAAGTTGGAGCGAGAAGCACACGCCgcaagcggaagagacacattcactgacgagaaagaaactgcGGCACGAGAGcccgaagaagcgagactgGCAATGCATGCAGGTTCGCGCACGAAGCAAAACAAGCTGGCCGCATGCAAGGCTTACCAAGCATCAGGCATGCCCAGAAGATCGCATTGGCAACCAGTTTCTTGTGCCGGTAGAATCCACCCAAGGCAATCAGGGGAATTTGGAGGAGCATCAGACCGAAAAGATACAACCGAACAAAACGGAAACAGACTGCCTGCAACAGACACGAGAAGCCACAGCAGACAGGACGAAAAACACAATGCTGACGGAAAAACTCTTTGGTTTTTCAAAAGACGCGTCAGAGAGTCAAGACTATCTGCGCCAAATGTAGACGCATACATCGGTTTAGACCTAAACATATATGAACaggcatatacacatacttGCATATATCTccatatatccatatatatatatatatatatatacatctataaatgtatatgtgAGAGAAGGCGCTTTTTAAAGACATAGGGAGACTGCAGAAGGGGAAGCAAAGTTAACTTTGGAGGCAGGTCTTGGTAGGGACGCAGGAGCCGCAAGGATAAAAAAGGTGTCTTGCTACTTTCGGACGATGCAGTAGATGATTTACGAAAGACCACggttttcgcgtcttttctcacCAAAATCATCTCGTGGAGGAGCGCGGAAAACAAGAAggtggcgaaggcggcggttTTGTGACTCCACTGCAGGCACGTTGCCCAATGCAGATAAAAGGAGGCGACATGCATTCccctctgtgtttttttttgcaaatgtcctttcgcttctgcaTACGTGGGGAACAAGGCGAGTTCCTAGAGGACACACTTGAAGTTCCCGCAAAATTACTCTTGCGCCTTTGGATAGGAGGAAAGATCGGCAGGCAGCGGTAGCACCGATGCACGCTGGGGACGACACAGTATCGATTCAGAGATGTAGCGGAAACGAGGACACTCTGCGCAACGCCGAGACACAGCTCTAGGCCGAGAAGGATACAAACGCTCAGATCTCCAAAGACGGTGTGGactgaaaaaaaacgcggcaTTCTTTGAATACAGGTCGTCTTGTCGCTTCCTTGTTTTCAGCGTCTGGACTTGCCTTGTATCTCTGTTGTGTTTCCATGTACACGTGACGGAGGAGAAATCGGTGCACTGGTTTGTTCCACTTTCGCGAATATTCGTCCCAGTTTGTGCTGTTCCACCAATCCTGAAAAAAATCGCAAAAAAACCAACCAGGCAACTCTTCCGCCGCCACAAAAGACGAAGCCTAATCCGCAGCGACATATCAAGTATCTAGATAGGTATGTGGACACATTCACTATCACACCAATGAGTATGCGTGCTTGAAGCTCAGGTGCCAGCATAAGAGCGATATCATTCGCATGTGTGCGACATTTTCACGTGTTCTAGAGACAGAACCTTCCTTAAACGTGCGGTCGAGTCTGTAGCGAGGCTGCACTGGTTCGGCGAGCCTTCTCGACAGGGAAAGGTGTGCTTCACAACGGCGGCAATGCATGCGCAAGATGCATTGCTGGGAAGGAAGACACCCGCACGACACGACAACATCCCCACTCTTTCAATCCACATGCTGTTTCGGGTTTTCGCTTTTTAGGATTTTTAGGATTTCACCTGTCGCTTTTGGCGGTGTTTGTCTCTCGACCTGTCCAGCTTACGTCGTAGAAGTTTCGATTCGCGAAATTCGTGATTTCTGCTGCCAAGTTGCAGATGCACTCAAAGAGAATGTAAAAGATGAGGAtgtcgaggaagaggaaggggaagacgagactgAAGATCGCCTCCGTGATCGACATGGTGGGCGCTCGCATCATCGTGGGAATTAAATACGACGTGCATGCGAGGTACATCACAACCTGCAAACGCcgagcagagaggacagaTCGGCGAGACGCAAAACAGAAATGCAGCGAGCGAAGAtgccgaggaggcgacaAAAAGCAAACAAGGAACTGTACGAAAGCggccggagaagaaggagggagaggggagataaaaaaaagagaagaaaacgaggaacggagagaaagacaagaatgAGCCGacgagacggacgagaggcaacgaaaggagaacgagaaaatgaggaaagaagaaaaggaagcgaggaTAAAAATGACAAGGTGTTTACCCAGGTTCGACGCCGTAGGCAACAAGCGAGACAGCGTCGACGAAGAGCAGGAGCGAGGCACGACAAAATATGAAGACTGACGCGAAAAGGTGTCTTCCTACAGAAcgttccttcccctctcagTCAGCCTGTCCCTCGaaatatacatctatattgatatatgaatatatataccCCTAgttatacatatatatatatatatatatatatatatatatattgcaTACATATTTTTGCCTGCGTGCAGAGAAGTAACAGCATTTGCAGGGAGGAGCGTTTGAGATTTGTCAAGATTCCTTACCATCGCGCCGACCATGGAAAAAAGTTTGCACACGAAGTAGGCGGGACGGAAGCCTCCCCCCCTTCGATACGTCGGTTCGTAGACGAGAACGGGGCAAAACAAATAGTCGCAGAAGTTTCTCAGGGTCACCTGCACAAACCAGAAAGAACCACGACCACGTAGACAGAACGCTGAAGAGGCCGACAAAAGGCAGGCACGCACCCAACGAACCGCAGTCAGAGACACCgaggggcggagagagagacaccggcggCTGGGAGACACAGGTATGACGACAGATCTTCAGACGCAAGCGACGCAGATgaggcgacacacagagcGTCCAACGCTTCCACAGATGCGTACACATCAAGTCATATACTCATTCCTTgtcgcatgcatgcacaaataTCTATGCCCCGAGAttcacatatacatatatacatatatgcaagTATCCAGATATGTACGTGTTTAACGAATAGAGTGAAAACGTCGGGAATCCGAGGGAAATGCGTGGTGGCATTGAGGCGGCAAAAGGCGCCAGAGGACACCGCGAAAGCGgttcgagagacagcggaaggcTGGCGGGTAAAGCAACATCaaaacgaaaagagcgaggcacATTTGGTTCCCACGCACATTCTCGGGATACcccggcgtcgccttcccgttCCGCATGTCGTCGCAAAAGTTCATGTTTGTCTCGCTGTACGAGTGCATCTGAGAGCACAGGAAAGCAGATTCCACGGAAACCCTGAAACCCCACGCGCGACCTCAGGCCTCCGCGGAGccggaggggagagacgccatTCTCCCGTATAAGCATGAAAGGCGATCTTTCCGTGAACTGACCAATGCCTCCTGTTATACCTGCATCTTGTATCTGCATCGATCTGCCTACAGGATACTATAAAGAGATCACATGACTCGCGTGTGTCCTGCATatcgctgcatgcggggAGTTCCGACCGGTTCATTTTCGCGGAAACGCGCCTCAGTCTCCGTCTGATgagtcgcgcgtttctccttccccttttgtccttctctgcccGACGTgctttccgccttctcgcatGCCTTTCTTCAACAGGTGAACCCACGCAacctcctctccttcctctttctccttttcacATTCGCTGGCCGTGGGACCGATTTTCTTTTCGAGTGCAGGGTGTGCGACTCAGAAGCTTCGAGCACACGGCCACGCCTTCAGTGATCACCCCGATCGAAATCCACTGCTTTCCACGACCGTCTCCCCACCCTGTATTGATGTCTCTATCGTTTCCCGCAAGCGCATTTCCGAACGAAAGCACTTAATATATGCGTGCGTATAATTAGGTAGCCAAGCGTGACTGTATAGAGAGATAAGCAAATCCATGCACTAATGTGTGCGCCTGTGCAGCAACCTGGAGATGTGTGTGGAGACAACACCATTCgtggtgcatgcgtgtttccgctctcgctccctctccgGGTTCCGCGCGAGCCACGATCCCGTTTCTGAGGCCGGGAGAGTCTCCTGAGAAGCGAGATTGGGAAGCgacaaacggagacgaaaaggctTACCTTCATGAACTGCACGACCGCGATCATCTGGACAAAGGCTGCAGGGATGATCGGCCAGctgcgaggagacgccgcgtgcccgacggaaacgcgcaacaaagacagagaggacaaaCCGACGCAAAAGTGAAAAAAAATTGACGATAAAACGAGGCGACGAAAACAGTGAAGATACACCCGAACGGCGCACCCTCCCTGCTCGCTACAGGCGGGCAGCATGCGCACATTTAGGCGTTAGGGCTTAAAGAGGGCGTAAATGCGTCTTCACACGCCGGCGTCAGTCatgcgaagcagaggaaaaaagagacacatcACAGGAAGTCActgcgcgtgtctccgacaaaagagagaagcgtccCGGGCGACAGGGCCAGCGATGTGGGGACAGCGAGGGACGAGCCGAGCCGAACGaccagaaaagaaagacgaatCTTTGCGATCGCAGGATTATGCGAGCACACACGCTCAGACACACGGGCGCGCGcgtggagaaaaggaagaggccAAGCTCTGTTTAGACGAAAGATTCAAAGCATCGCACACTGAGTCACACATGTGGTAACAGGTACACCCCGCACCTCTCACTCAcaaaacgcacacacactCGCACATATCACCTCTCCCTACGTTTTTtcgacaagagaaagagatacaCGCCGAAACACGGATGCACACTCCCAAAACATGAACACACGTATATCCTTTTATTTGCACTTTAAACACGCAGACATAGGCATTATATatttagatatatatatatatatatatatgtacaggAACGCCTACGTGAAGGTATATTCTCGTCCCTATTGATAGAGTTTGAGGCGGAGACGGTACTTACGCGTTGTACAGACAGCTGCAGACTGCGTATCCAATCGCTGCTGACTGGGTCAAGTGttggaggaaaagaagcatGCGGCGGCTGAGTCTTCCGCGTAGATACAGCACGTGGAGATGATACGCCCTGAGAAAAGCCGCGCAGGCACCAGACTGCAGTGCGACTCGGAGGTGCGCTCAGTTCACACCCTCCGAATCCGAAATAACATTCGAAATGCAAGCACAATGCGCAAAAGCGAATGGCGCGTGGACACATCCAAAGTCGGTCGTAGATAAGCAATTTCAAATACGCATATATAAACCTTTATACATATGGATTGAAGAGAGAGTCCACAGACAGCCAGAGATaggtatgcatgtataccTGTACACATATGAATAAACATATGCATACCTATGCACTTGCAATATaaccagagaggcgcgtgcgtCTGTGGAATGTGGTGTGCAAACggctacatatatatatatatatatttatttatatttatatacggtatatatatatatatatatacatatatgccaGAAGGCAAGAGAAGCTGCGACAGACCGCTCCCGTTCTTCAGCTCATTGGCCGGCTGAGAAAGTTTGCGAAGCTGcgcagaaaggcaaaaggAGTGTGTTTCCGATTCCCAGAAGGGGAGATTTTTGGTCTTACGTGAAGGACCAGGCAAACAGCTTCGCCCACATAAACATCTgacaggaaaggaagcacACGACGAATCGTGGTCAGTTAACTTTTTTCTTATTGTTCCCACGCACAGCTGGATCCATACATAAAACTTGAAGATTCACAGGGAGACAAATACATAAGAGAGAAAGATACAGATTTATGGTGGGACGATATCTACATCTAtgaatctctctctctatctctctctctctctctctctatatatatatatatatatataatggATGGAGTGACATTCACATGCACGTTCAAATAAttttatatatgtatatgtacatccATGTTACAGGGATACAGATACATGCGTGTGGTAGTGAAAGCAGTGTGGAGCTTGGGTTGCCTGGTCTCACGCTGattgagagaaaagaagacaaaaatgGAAATGCAAAGCCTACGCTGGTACAAGTGGTGGCGCACATGCACAAACCCCCAAGTGCGCAGACACGGTTTACCATGCTGGAAATGACAGAAAACCAGAAAAGCTAGAAATGTGCTGTTTGTGCATTGAGGAGTATGTACACTTGGTTCTAATACGGTGtcttttccgctttcttccaAACAGACCGGTCCTTCCTCTGGGCTCCTCTGTGGCGTCGCACATCTGAGTTTCCGTATCATTCTTTCCGGCCTTCTCACCAGGAAGAAAAAATCGTCAAACATTGCCCTCGCGagctgagaagagagagagagaagagacagtgcACCCGTGGAAGACGGGTCGAGGACGGAGTGCACGGACGAAGGCGTCAGcagcaggaaaacgcgagatggaacaagaggaaacacatcaagagggagacgggagacagaagccgcAGGGATGGAGGAGGCGGCAAAAAAGCTGACGCCAAGAACAGACCAGGCAGAGACccaggaagagggaaacgacgcAAAGACACGATGCGGAAGTGTGTGCATCCTACAGCGCTTGAAAAGAggcaaacgagaaagacTGGGGCGCGGAACAAGACACAAAGGGACTCACCGACGGGTCGACGAACTCTTTGCTGTCATACCAGCGCAGAATGGGATTTGCGACGAGATAGAAGATCGCTGCTATCACTGTACATACAGCGGAAACCGGAACGCACACTCTTTCGCGGTAGGTTGGAGAAGCACGTGCGCCAGAAGGGCGCGAtacgggagagaggaaggccaCAGCTGAGCCGCActgaagcgcatgcaggagaaaGCTAAGAAGAGCGCAAAGGGAGACtccgcggagagaaggaagaggaacagggAAGACGCTTGAGGAGCCCGAGCAGAAGCAGAAAGCAACGCACGGGTGGCTCGCGGGAGACCGGCACACACGGCTCCAGCAGCAGAGGCgtgacgaggagacacgcacgggagagagagtgcAGGAGCATCCaacagaggaggcgaagtTCTGTTGGTGTCAAAAAGTGCAAGGATGCAAACAGGAAAGCGTCGAGCCGGCGCGTccaaggaaaggaaaacgaaacggaagaaaaagaataTAAACGGAGAGCGCGCGGCTGCTGAGATGAGAGCGTAGATCAGGTGGATGGCGCCCGACGTCTGCTCGAGTTGAAAcgccacacagagagaggagaaagcggggACTTCAACcgctttgtctttttcttaCAGAGAAGCACGGAAATGCCTCGGAAGTCTGAACGTGCGAGATCTGAATTGGCATCGAAAAAATCGAGTTTGGAAGGAAacgtcttcccgtcttcgttctccatcttctcttcATTTTCCGACTCTCCCCGAGAGATGCCTTCTTGTTTCTTGCCTCctccgttctcgtcttccttctggCCCCCGTGCGCGGGGGTTTGTCGTTCTTCGCTGGTATCTGCATTTGCTCTTTTGTGTTGTGCATCGCTAGGAGAAAGGCGCTCCCTTTCCGCCTCAaatcgtctctcgctgcctcttccgtgAGCCgcttctcctgtgtctctgctgccgtCATGCGTGTGTTCTCGCGAAATCTCTTGTGAGGGCGAGCATGTgctggctgtctcctcaggGGACGGCGCGCACGTCGCCGGCTCCGCAGCGCTTCGCgacctgtctccgttcttcagAGCCGGCGGAGTCCAGCtaggtgtctccgccggctCAGCGGTTTTGCCGccggcagcgagaggagaggagacagcagaggaaggagagacggaagagggaggagagaaggacgaggaaggagagaaggaagaggaaggagagaaggtagaggaaggaggggaagacgacgaaggagagaaagatgacgaaggagagaaagaagaggaaggagagaaagaagaggaaggagagaaagaagaggaagaagagaaagaagaggaaggaggaggcGAATGGTCTGTGGTGACCGTCAttgaaagaaagaagaaatcAAGACTGTTGGggccgaaggagacagatgaTGAACGAGCTACACCAAAAGCGACAGATAAAgcacaggaaggcgagggaggctatggaggagaggaaaaacagaagagaggaagagaaactcgcggatagacagaggacgagaagaggacagaCGGACACGGATCGAAAGATCTGTGAAGGGGAGGAGGAGAGCAGGCGAATGACAAGGAGAGGTCAGAGACCAAGTTGGAGACGATTAGGAAGAGCGCGACCAGGCCGGTCCGCGAAATGACAAAATGGGGCCACGGTGTGCAGTTGGTTCACGTTGCACACGCGACACAAAAACGCCTGGCAGGGCGTGACAAAGAACGATAGAAAAGAGTGTACG from Neospora caninum Liverpool complete genome, chromosome VIIb includes:
- a CDS encoding putative sterol O-acyltransferase; amino-acid sequence: MTVTTDHSPPPSSSFSSSSSFSPSSSFSPSSSFSPSSSFSPSSSSPPSSTFSPSSSFSPSSSFSPPSSVSPSSAVSSPLAAGGKTAEPAETPSWTPPALKNGDRSRSAAEPATCAPSPEETASTCSPSQEISREHTHDGSRDTGEAAHGRGSERRFEAERERLSPSDAQHKRANADTSEERQTPAHGGQKEDENGGGKKQEGISRGESENEEKMENEDGKTFPSKLDFFDANSDLARSDFRGISVLLLIAAIFYLVANPILRWYDSKEFVDPSLARAMFDDFFFLMFMWAKLFAWSFTAYHLHVLYLRGRLSRRMLLFLQHLTQSAAIGYAVCSCLYNAWPIIPAAFVQMIAVVQFMKMHSYSETNMNFCDDMRNGKATPGYPENVTLRNFCDYLFCPVLVYEPTYRRGGGFRPAYFVCKLFSMVGAMVVMYLACTSYLIPTMMRAPTMSITEAIFSLVFPFLFLDILIFYILFECICNLAAEITNFANRNFYDWSHKTAAFATFLFSALLHEMILAVCFRFVRLYLFGLMLLQIPLIALGGFYRHKKLVANAIFWACLMLGPPLLGLAYGREWAQIHFYATHADHQPLRLF